In Deltaproteobacteria bacterium IMCC39524, the genomic stretch GTCTTGCTCGTTCCGACAGCTCAATGGAAAAGCTGGCAGAGTCTCTAAGGCAGGAGAACTTCCAGACCGTAAATGTTGACTACCCTTCTCGAGATTACCCTATTGAGATCCTGTCTGAAGCAACGATAGCTCCGGCTCTGGAGCAGTGCTCCGACGATAAAGGGATCAATTTTGTCACGCATTCGCTGGGCGGCATCTTGGTTCGACACTATCTGAGCAATCACGAGATTCCAAACCTTGAACGTGTTGTCATGCTCGGGCCGCCCAACCAGGGCAGTGAAGTCGTGGATAAATTGAAAAGTTTCCCAGGGTTTCATTTCATAAATGGGGATGCCGGGATGCAGCTCGGCACAGGAGAGCTGAGTATTCCAAACCAACTCGGCAAAGCTGAGTTTGATGTTGGTATTGTTGCCGGTACGAAAAGCATAAACTGGATTTTGTCATGGATCATACCGAGCACTGACGACGGCAAGGTTTCTGTCGAAAGGACCAAGCTGGAGGGGATGAATGACCATATTGAAATGAAAGTCACTCACCCGTTTATGATGAAGAATGATGACGTGATCGCTCAAGTTGTCCATTATTTGAAGAACGGGACATTCAAACGCCAGTAAGCAGAGCATAAGCAGAAAACGCCTTGGATCGGCCCGGTGACACAATTGTCTCTGAGAGTTTATCGTGTAAGCTAGTTGATAAACACTTAACTTTTCCCAGTGGTGATTTCGATGACAACAAGGCCCTCCAGGCTGTTTTCATATTTCATTTCAATGCTGCTGCCAATTTCCCTCTACGCTGGTTGCAGTGCGCCCCCGCAGTTTGTTCTGATGGAGACCCCTGCGATCTACCATGAGGCTGCGGTTGATCCCTTTGCCCATCTTGATGAAACGCAGCATGAGACGGCCCTGTCCGTGTTCTATGTGACCAACCGGAAGCCGCAACAAATCGAGACAGGAGGGCTCCCCTACGGCAACGATAAGGGGCAAAGACTCCATCTGGGTCATTCTGTGCTGCGCTTTGGAGATGAGAACTTTAGCTGGTCAGACCTGTATCTCGCCTCGACTTCAAAGCAACGGGAGTCTCCCGTTCACATCACTCTGGAGAGCTTTGAAGAACTAGCGACCTTGCCGGAAAGTTTCCAGGCCAAAGACAATGTACCTCTCTCTGCGGAACAGAAAAAGTTTGCCACAGAGATCAATGCGCAACTGGCCGCAGCGGAAGATAAGGAAATTATGGTCTACGTGCACGGCACAAAGGTCGACTTTCTGAATTCTGTGGCCATGACGGCGGAAATCGACCATTTCACCGGGCGGGATTTTGTTGGCGTTGCATTCTCCTGGCCGTCCCATCAGAACATCCTTTACTACCTGTTCGGGGTCGACGTGACTCGCGCCCGGGATTCCAGCCAGGCCCTGCGCGCGCTGCTGGAGTTTCTCGCCGAGCATACGACAGCAAAACATATCAACCTGCTCTCCTATAGCGCCGGAGCTCGCGTCGCTTCAAAAGCCCTGCATGAGTTACGTACTTCATACAACTCTCTCGACCAGGATGCGGTTAAACAGAAGTTTCGCCTTGGCTCTGTAATCTTTGCGGCCGCCGATGTTCCCTTGCACACCTTCCAGGAACGACTCCCATCAGTCAGTGCTCTTGCTAAGCAGGTCGTCGTCACAGTCTCCGATCATGACCCGGCCTTGCTGGCCGCGGAAAAATATATGGATGGCGGGGTTCGCATCGGCGAAGAATCGGCATTGACGGAAGAACTAGCCGTGGTTGAGTCTTTGGGGGTCGAAAACTTCGAGGTGATTGACCTGTCGCTCAACCAGGAAGGGAGAGGCTTTGATATTATCGGTCATCACTACTGGTATCGTCACCCCTGGGCCAGCAGTGACATCGTCCTGTTACTGCGGACCAACCTGCCATCCCATCTCCGCGGTTTAAGTTCCGCCGAACTGGAAGGTGTTTTTTTCATGTCACCAGAGTACCCCAACGAAGTACGCGAAGCGACCAGGCAAGAGCTCGGCAGTCGATGGTTTGGCGGCGAGAAAGAAAAATAAACGACTGTTTTTGCAGCCGCACGGCAGAGTCAATGAACATGAATACCCGAATCTTCCTAATGACAGTCACATTTGTTTTATCCGCAACCAGCCTGATTCTTGCCTCACCGTCCTTCGACTGCAGCAAAGCCGCCGGCGAAGTGGAACAACTGATCTGTCGCGACCAACCGTTGGCTAAGCTGGATCAAAACCTGGCCGAGGTTTACGAGTCCGCAATGAAACGCCTGCCGACGGATGAGCATGCCAAGACACGAGCGATGCAGCGAGGCTGGATCAAGGGTCGAAACGATTGCTGGAAGGCCGAGGACGTAAGGGGCTGTGTTGAAGTTAGCTACCAGACACGTATCGTCGAATTGCAGATTACAGGTGGTCTGCTGATGTCTCCCAATTACACGACCCTGATCTGCAACCAGCAACAGAGCATACCGTTCACGACCGTATTTTATAACCAGACGATTCCGCCCAGTGCTGTCCTGACCTGGGGCAATGATCAGGTCATCGCCTTTATTCAACACAGCGGCAGCGGCGCACGCTATGCCGCACCGGGCGTTGAATTCTGGTCACATCAGGGTGAGGCCACGGTTGACTGGTTCGGCACCCGGCTACTCTGTCTCCCTCACGGTGGCGCAACCACAGCCTTGCCCGGGGAGACCCTCTCTTTAAAAGCTTTGCGTAACGCCAATTACCGCGGCTTTGAAGGTCTTGCCGCCGAGATAACCCTGCAAAATGGCCGCTGGGAAGGCGAGCCGTATGTCGCTGGAGGCGCCACTCTGCCCCAGGCACAGATGGTTGAGGATCTTTACCTCAGCGGAGATCTCGATTTGGATGGCAGCCCAGAAACAGCGGTCCTGATCAATTATGCCCCCGGCGGCACCGGAGATTTTTTATACCTGGCCATCATGAAGAAGTACGAGGACATGCCGAATAACCTGGCAACATTGTCCGTTGGAGACCGGGTCCGGATTCGTGACTTTTATCTCAAGGGTAACCGCATCCATATTGACCTGATTCAGGCCGGCCCCGATGATGGAATGTGCTGCCCTGGTGATGCGCTGACGCGAATCTGGACCTTTGACGGGCAGCGTCTGGAAGAGCAACCTCTTGAGCGGGCGGCTGAACGTCTGTCTCCCGAGCTTTTGCAAGGCCAGCTTTGGCGCCTGACGC encodes the following:
- a CDS encoding alpha/beta hydrolase encodes the protein MKFLVIIMCLLMPLQAHAACAVLLHGLARSDSSMEKLAESLRQENFQTVNVDYPSRDYPIEILSEATIAPALEQCSDDKGINFVTHSLGGILVRHYLSNHEIPNLERVVMLGPPNQGSEVVDKLKSFPGFHFINGDAGMQLGTGELSIPNQLGKAEFDVGIVAGTKSINWILSWIIPSTDDGKVSVERTKLEGMNDHIEMKVTHPFMMKNDDVIAQVVHYLKNGTFKRQ
- a CDS encoding alpha/beta hydrolase; translation: MLLPISLYAGCSAPPQFVLMETPAIYHEAAVDPFAHLDETQHETALSVFYVTNRKPQQIETGGLPYGNDKGQRLHLGHSVLRFGDENFSWSDLYLASTSKQRESPVHITLESFEELATLPESFQAKDNVPLSAEQKKFATEINAQLAAAEDKEIMVYVHGTKVDFLNSVAMTAEIDHFTGRDFVGVAFSWPSHQNILYYLFGVDVTRARDSSQALRALLEFLAEHTTAKHINLLSYSAGARVASKALHELRTSYNSLDQDAVKQKFRLGSVIFAAADVPLHTFQERLPSVSALAKQVVVTVSDHDPALLAAEKYMDGGVRIGEESALTEELAVVESLGVENFEVIDLSLNQEGRGFDIIGHHYWYRHPWASSDIVLLLRTNLPSHLRGLSSAELEGVFFMSPEYPNEVREATRQELGSRWFGGEKEK
- a CDS encoding META domain-containing protein, whose translation is MTVTFVLSATSLILASPSFDCSKAAGEVEQLICRDQPLAKLDQNLAEVYESAMKRLPTDEHAKTRAMQRGWIKGRNDCWKAEDVRGCVEVSYQTRIVELQITGGLLMSPNYTTLICNQQQSIPFTTVFYNQTIPPSAVLTWGNDQVIAFIQHSGSGARYAAPGVEFWSHQGEATVDWFGTRLLCLPHGGATTALPGETLSLKALRNANYRGFEGLAAEITLQNGRWEGEPYVAGGATLPQAQMVEDLYLSGDLDLDGSPETAVLINYAPGGTGDFLYLAIMKKYEDMPNNLATLSVGDRVRIRDFYLKGNRIHIDLIQAGPDDGMCCPGDALTRIWTFDGQRLEEQPLERAAERLSPELLQGQLWRLTRWRNEEPVASAINITLSYKGGRLIGSSGCNNYFANVASGERPGDITVTAVGSTRRACADPVLSAAEQRFLELLSRVGHFSWAAGKLTISYGQGEDWGVMFFAGASDMNMQ